The Hordeum vulgare subsp. vulgare chromosome 4H, MorexV3_pseudomolecules_assembly, whole genome shotgun sequence genomic interval ttcGATTTCTCATcacggtggaattaacaatggacgggttgatttctcaacaaaataggataggactggctacattagttagttaacttattattctaataaatcaaaatgattataaaaagattaaaagcgtgtggtattttctttctcccgttgcaacgcacgggcccttttgctagtattaaTAAAGCTTTGTGAATTCGTCGGAAAAAAAATACTAATCGCCGTAAGCCATGTCCCTAAATCCGGCTGGGAGCGTATAAACAGTGTTTAGCGCACACTTCATTTGATACGACGTCGACGTCTAATAGCAGGAACATGAGGAATAAGCCGTGCGATTTATTTTATACTCCATGATCATGACACTGACAGTATTTGCGTACAAACATATGCCTCGTCGGGCGCTCTAGCCGGACAGGAAGTCCTGCCTCTTAACGCTCTGCAAGTTGGGCCCGGACACCGGGTGCGGCATTATGGCCCCGCCGCTGACCGGCCCCGCCTGCCACACCGTGTTCTGCTGCgtggagttccccggcagcgccaCCGTCACGTAGATCGTGTAGGCGCCGGCCGCGTACTCGGCGGTGGGCGGCACCGGCACGCCGAACTGGAGGGTGGTGTTGTCCAGGGCCGGGGCCGTGCTCCTCAGGACGGTGGTGAGCACGGAGAcggcggcgccgccgccgccgccctgcgaGGCGAGGAAGACGTTGCTGCCGGCCATGCCGGCGCCGCCGGGGTTGATGCCCCAGGCGACCCAGCCGGTGGCGCTGGAACGCGCGCGGAACGCGAGCTCGGCGGTGCCGTTCGCGGCGTGGTACGTCCAGTGCAGGCTGGCGTCGAGCACGGGCAGGGTGTTGCACCGCGCGAACGACCGCCCCGCCGGGAACGTCGCGTTCTCGCAGCCCTGCTGCTGCGCCGTCGCGCCGGCCGCGAGCAGCAGCACGGTGGCGGCTACGGTTGCGAGGAGGAGCCGCGCCATGGAGCcttgctcgtgctgctcaagACGTTGCTTCGTTTTGGCTCTCCGAGCTGGCCGGAGATGCAACAGCGTGTGGTGGCAGCAAGCGTGAAGGTGGAGGGGGGCTATTTGTAATACGGCCGGCGACGTGAAAGCTGGGATGCTGGAGGTACGTGCCCGGGTGGAAAGCTCCAGAGTTGACGACGGGTTTATCTCTTGCGATCTCGggccccttttttcttttctttttcctgttcacAAAGTACAATCAAAGTCGCTTACACACACGTGTACACTCATTTCTATAAACGCACTCACGCACATCCTATCTTTATGAGCACTTTCAAGAGACTAAGCCGGCACATCATCTTAAGATTGATGAAGTCGTCACTCGCGCCTTCGTTGTCGACAGGAACGCCTCCTTCCACTGAAAACCCATCGTCAGAAGacctgaaataaattcagaaaaatgcaAGCATCAACGTCTGTGGTGGACATGAGATACCACAGTCCTCCTAAGAGCATGTCTGGTAGAGCCCTTAAACCCTAAAAAAAACAGATATAACCGTTTTTTACGGGTTGGGCGAAAAAAACGCGTTGACTAGAACCCCTTAACTTTTAAACCCTTAAAAAAATTTAAGGATCGGACCTGCAAACCCTCTTCCAACCTGTAGAAGTGAGGATTGGGGGGCAAAATCTACCTCAACCCTCACTTCGACCCGGCCACGCGCCGGAGGGAAATTTCCCATCCCCAACCTCCTCCCGCACCTcccccgagccgccgccggccgcatCTCGGGCCGCCACCGCCGTCCCGCCCCCGCGCCGACCCGGCCGCCTTCGGTCGCATCTCGGGCCGCCGCCGTCGTCCCGCCCCcgagctcctccaccgccgccgacagcATCTcgggccaccgccgccgccccgccccgagctcctccaccgccgccccccgagCTCCTCCACCGCCCTGAGCTCGTCCACACCGTCGGCCTCCTCCATCGTGGGCTCCGGCCGGCCCTGTTTCCTGTATTTTTGTTACAGAACAACACTacattttttgttttgtgttgtgTAGATGGATGTGTTGTCCGATGATTCCGGTTGGTCGTCATCGGACGATTCGGACATTGAGGACTTGCTTCAAGACAATGACATCGAGATGATGGGCCTCCTCGTCGACGTGAAAGAGTTTGAAGACCGCGTGAAGCTGATGGATCAGAGGAGAGGGTCGAAGATGGCGCGAGTCACCATCTACCGGAACCGCTGTCTCGGACATGAACATTTGATGCGAGACTACTTCGCGGAGGTACCGACATACCCACCTCGcctcttccggagaaggtaccGAATGTGTCGTAGTTTGTTTGTAAAAATTGTCACCGATTGTGAGGCTGACTCAGATTACTTCAAGCATCGTAGATACGCCGTCGGTATCATGGGGTTTAGTGCGTACCAGTGGCAGCTCCGGGATGATCAAGTAGAGCACCAGTGGCAGTTGGCTGGACGGCGCCAAGTCCCATGATCTACCTTTGTTTACTTTTCCATGTTCTATTTGATTCAAACAATTATTATAATTTGCTTTAAAACATTGTTGTAATAAATTGAATTAATATTATGTGTTTGAAAATACTATTCGATGTTATTGAGATGATGAAAATTATGATATatcaaatgacagttttaagggttgggattgaggcaaagactagaaccctcaaatgcaacccttataacagaatccctcaaacccaacccttataacggaatccgttataagggttgggtttgagggttctagcctTTGCgtttgtttttcaacccttaaaagtgtcaaaaataacCAATTCttaacccttaaaactggttttagatttaagggtttgaggactctactagacatgctctaaccatccaaccacgggTTGGTTTGCCTATCTCGGGCCCTTGATAGCATCGCAAGCATAACTTCCTCCGCAGTGCCGGTCGTACTTTCCATTTCATCAGATCATAGGGTAAAATTCGGCGACTCTGTATATGAAAACCGACCAAATATCCACTTTGCTAAGCAACCCCGTTCTGACTTTTCGCGGGATGACCGCGATATTTCTACCGTACATTGCATACGTTGGTCCCGTGGCAAATACGAACGGCTGGTGTTTTTTCCGGGAAACACCAACACCAGCCGTGGCCGGTGCGTCTAAAAATCTGGGGAAGTATCCCCTCGTTTCGCCCGACCGTACACGCCGTAGCAACCCATTCGCCCCGCTGTTGCCGCGACCGTCGTTATTTTCCTCGGAATGGATCAATGGAAGCAGCTTCGTGTTCATTGGTCATCGCTGCAACACGCCTTGACGAGAAGGCTTCGTTCATCCACACACAAGATAGGCTGCAGCGTGCCCGTCGTTATCGACGGAAGCAAGCTGAGCGTACACTATCAGTCGCAAATGGCGGTTCAATCAAGCCGCTGCAGGTGCCGGTGCGTACTGTCGCCTAGAAAACAGGCGTTGACCAGTGCATACTCGCTGGGAGCACAAAATAAGTTAAAATACTAACCATCAACTTCACTGAACAACCGCATCGCAGATGTGAAACAGCAAACACACCATGCAACGGTCGCAGAACAGATAAAACCATCAACTCAAATTTCCCACGACATCTTATCTTCCAGGTCAGCAAAATCTATCCTTGACATGTCATCAACAAAGAAAGCCCACGCC includes:
- the LOC123449445 gene encoding cytochrome b561 and DOMON domain-containing protein At5g47530-like, producing the protein MARLLLATVAATVLLLAAGATAQQQGCENATFPAGRSFARCNTLPVLDASLHWTYHAANGTAELAFRARSSATGWVAWGINPGGAGMAGSNVFLASQGGGGGAAVSVLTTVLRSTAPALDNTTLQFGVPVPPTAEYAAGAYTIYVTVALPGNSTQQNTVWQAGPVSGGAIMPHPVSGPNLQSVKRQDFLSG